A genomic window from Alkalihalobacillus sp. AL-G includes:
- a CDS encoding sugar kinase translates to MNDVITIGDAMITFNPISTGPMRYVSSFERKVGSAELNVALGCSRLGLKTGWMSRLGKDEFGRFIYNFVRGEGIDVSQVELVEGYSTSLNFKEIMEDGSGRTFYYRDHSPTTVLTKDTLNEEYIKQARLLHITGVFPSIDKKKNIPLVKHAIKLAKENGVLVSLDPNIRLKLWNKQEAREALLEFLPYVDVLLTGVEEAEILFRVNDPKEIIEKAKTFGVSHVAIKQGDKGSCGYSNGQYVEAPPVKVNKVVDTVGAGDGFDSGFIYGLLNNWDLKKTLHVANLIGSMVVSVSGDNEGMPYIDDVLIKMGQKEFIER, encoded by the coding sequence ATGAATGATGTGATTACAATTGGAGATGCGATGATAACGTTTAACCCAATTTCAACTGGGCCGATGCGGTATGTGTCTTCCTTTGAAAGAAAAGTTGGAAGTGCAGAACTTAATGTTGCCCTCGGCTGCTCGCGTTTAGGGTTGAAGACAGGCTGGATGAGCCGCCTGGGTAAAGACGAATTCGGTCGATTTATTTACAACTTTGTACGTGGTGAAGGAATTGATGTGTCACAGGTTGAGTTGGTAGAGGGGTACAGCACATCACTCAATTTTAAAGAAATAATGGAAGATGGAAGCGGCAGGACCTTTTACTACAGAGATCATTCACCGACTACAGTACTGACCAAAGATACACTTAATGAGGAATACATTAAACAAGCAAGGCTTCTCCATATCACGGGTGTTTTTCCATCGATTGATAAGAAGAAAAACATTCCTTTGGTCAAACACGCGATTAAGCTTGCAAAGGAAAATGGTGTTCTTGTATCACTTGATCCTAATATTCGCTTGAAATTGTGGAACAAACAAGAAGCTCGAGAAGCATTACTAGAGTTTCTACCCTATGTAGATGTGTTGTTGACGGGGGTTGAAGAGGCAGAAATCCTTTTTAGAGTAAATGACCCGAAAGAAATTATCGAGAAGGCAAAAACATTTGGAGTTTCTCATGTTGCGATAAAACAAGGGGACAAGGGGTCTTGCGGATATTCGAATGGTCAATATGTAGAAGCACCACCTGTAAAGGTAAACAAGGTAGTGGATACAGTCGGGGCTGGTGATGGATTTGATTCTGGATTCATTTATGGGCTATTGAACAATTGGGACCTTAAAAAAACCTTACATGTCGCGAATCTGATCGGATCGATGGTTGTTAGTGTATCAGGCGATAATGAGGGAATGCCGTATATAGATGATGTCTTAATCAAAATGGGGCAGAAGGAATTCATCGAAAGATAG
- a CDS encoding LacI family DNA-binding transcriptional regulator: MKTVTISDVAKHAEVSKSTISQYLNKRYDYMAEKTKQRIEAAIEDLGYQPNIVARSLKQKSTTTIGVIVANILHEFSTQVIRAIEDVCHELDFHIIVCNADDDPTKEKKYIDMLRAKQVDGLIIFPTGDNVALYKRMISINYPVIFVDRSVPDVPVPSIMLDNEMASKVAVEHFIEKGYRRIGIVTTSIIKNVSPRVERINGYKKALKEKGLPVVPEYIQSLEIDQIQTGLKQMFESADPPEAILAGNDLALIEILKYTKEHQIKTPESLALIGIDDVSFASFYSPSLTTIAQPTFEMGKKAAELLLEKIQKRDDEHTQHVHRFEPTLIERSSC, encoded by the coding sequence ATGAAAACGGTTACAATCTCAGATGTGGCAAAGCATGCCGAAGTATCAAAAAGCACAATCTCCCAATATTTGAATAAACGATATGATTATATGGCTGAAAAGACAAAGCAGCGAATCGAAGCGGCAATCGAGGATCTAGGGTACCAACCGAATATTGTCGCGAGAAGTTTAAAGCAGAAGTCCACAACCACGATAGGAGTCATTGTGGCGAACATCCTTCATGAATTCTCAACCCAAGTGATCCGGGCAATTGAGGATGTATGTCATGAACTGGATTTCCATATCATCGTCTGTAATGCCGATGACGATCCAACGAAGGAAAAGAAGTATATCGATATGTTAAGAGCCAAACAGGTCGATGGTCTTATCATTTTTCCAACTGGTGACAATGTGGCTCTGTATAAAAGAATGATCAGTATCAACTATCCAGTGATTTTTGTAGACCGGAGTGTACCTGATGTTCCTGTCCCATCGATTATGCTAGACAACGAGATGGCATCAAAGGTAGCTGTTGAGCATTTTATTGAGAAAGGCTATCGGCGAATCGGGATCGTAACGACCTCGATTATTAAAAATGTATCGCCAAGGGTTGAACGAATAAATGGATATAAAAAGGCGTTAAAGGAAAAGGGGCTGCCTGTTGTCCCGGAATATATTCAGAGTCTGGAAATCGATCAAATACAGACAGGGCTAAAACAAATGTTTGAGTCAGCAGATCCACCGGAGGCTATTCTTGCCGGTAATGATTTAGCTCTTATTGAAATTTTAAAATACACTAAAGAGCACCAAATAAAAACACCAGAATCGTTAGCATTAATTGGTATCGATGATGTTTCATTTGCTAGCTTTTACAGCCCATCATTAACGACAATCGCTCAACCGACCTTTGAAATGGGTAAGAAGGCAGCAGAACTATTGCTTGAGAAAATTCAGAAGAGAGACGACGAACATACGCAGCACGTTCACCGTTTCGAACCTACACTAATAGAACGATCTTCGTGTTAA
- a CDS encoding PaaI family thioesterase has translation MEEKVVKAIQDEYPDDFASCYGCGRLNEDGHHFRTGWQGDHTVTIYSPEPKHMAIPGFVYGGLIASFIDCHGTGSAALALHRKNGHEPGDGTEPPRFVTASLHVDYLKPTPQDVPLKAVGTIHEIHPKKWKVETEVYADDTLCARGEVVAAVMPSTFLKKD, from the coding sequence ATGGAGGAGAAGGTTGTAAAGGCAATTCAAGATGAGTATCCAGATGATTTTGCATCGTGTTATGGTTGTGGTCGGTTGAATGAAGATGGCCATCATTTTCGAACAGGATGGCAAGGGGACCATACAGTAACAATCTATTCACCAGAACCAAAGCATATGGCAATTCCCGGCTTTGTTTACGGCGGATTGATCGCGTCTTTCATCGATTGTCATGGAACAGGATCGGCTGCGCTTGCGTTGCACCGGAAGAATGGACATGAACCAGGGGACGGAACGGAGCCTCCTCGGTTTGTTACAGCATCCTTACACGTTGACTATTTAAAGCCAACCCCACAGGATGTCCCTCTAAAAGCGGTTGGAACCATTCACGAGATCCATCCGAAAAAGTGGAAGGTTGAAACGGAGGTCTATGCTGATGACACCCTTTGTGCCCGTGGAGAAGTCGTCGCTGCGGTGATGCCGAGTACCTTTTTAAAAAAAGATTAA
- the htpG gene encoding molecular chaperone HtpG gives MAKKQFKAESKRLLEMMINSIYSQKEVFLRELISNASDAIDKIYYKALTDEGIRFDKDSYYIKVSADKDSRTLTITDTGIGMTKEELEKNLGTIAKSGSLAFKTENEAKDGHDIIGQFGVGFYAAFMAADVVTVISKALGSDEAFKWESKGTDGYRIVSHDKDSIGTEVILKIKENTEEEDFDEFLEEYRLKAIIKKYSDFIRYPIKMDVTERKKKEGTEDEYEDVTEEQVINSMVPIWRKNKSELTDEDYENFYKEKHYGFDKPLKHIHIKVDGAARYNAILYVPEQIPFDYYTKEFEKGLELYSNGVLIMEKCSDLLPDYFSFVKGMVDSEDLSLNISREMLQQDRQLKLIAKNIKNKIKKDLQSLLKDDRETFVKFFETFGRQLKYGVYSDFGANKEDLQELLMFYSSKEKKLVTLDEYVSRMSDDQKYIYYASGESHERIEKLPQTEVVTDKGYEILYFTDEVDEFAIKMLMQYKEKEFKSVSSGDLGFEDDDKTSDNEAEDNGNQELFEHMKQVLSDKVKDVRASKRLKSHPVCLSTEGEVSIEMEKILKAMPNNQNVKADKVLEINVNHDVFSALKEAYENDKEKLGLYTNLLYNQALLIEGLPIHDPVEFTNDMCKVMV, from the coding sequence ATGGCGAAAAAACAGTTTAAAGCAGAATCGAAGAGATTGCTGGAAATGATGATCAACTCGATTTATTCTCAAAAAGAGGTCTTTTTACGAGAATTGATTTCTAACGCCAGTGATGCAATCGATAAAATCTACTATAAGGCATTGACGGACGAGGGCATCCGTTTTGACAAGGATAGTTACTACATAAAGGTGAGTGCGGACAAGGACAGCCGTACATTGACAATCACCGATACCGGGATTGGGATGACGAAGGAAGAGCTCGAGAAAAACCTTGGCACAATCGCGAAGAGCGGTTCATTGGCATTTAAAACTGAAAATGAAGCGAAGGATGGGCATGACATCATCGGCCAGTTCGGGGTCGGCTTCTATGCGGCATTCATGGCAGCAGATGTTGTCACAGTAATCAGTAAAGCATTGGGAAGTGATGAAGCTTTTAAGTGGGAATCGAAGGGTACAGACGGTTACAGGATCGTCTCGCATGACAAGGATTCCATTGGGACGGAGGTTATCCTCAAGATCAAGGAGAACACCGAAGAAGAGGATTTCGACGAGTTTTTAGAGGAGTACCGTCTGAAGGCGATCATCAAGAAGTACTCTGATTTCATCCGTTATCCGATCAAGATGGATGTAACGGAACGCAAAAAGAAGGAAGGTACGGAGGATGAGTACGAGGACGTGACCGAAGAGCAGGTCATCAACAGCATGGTGCCGATTTGGCGCAAGAATAAAAGCGAGCTCACCGACGAGGATTACGAGAATTTTTACAAGGAAAAGCATTATGGTTTCGACAAGCCGTTAAAGCACATCCATATTAAGGTGGATGGTGCCGCACGCTACAATGCGATCCTTTATGTGCCGGAGCAGATTCCGTTCGATTATTACACGAAGGAATTTGAAAAAGGGCTGGAGCTTTATTCGAATGGTGTTTTGATCATGGAGAAGTGCTCAGACCTGCTGCCGGACTATTTCAGCTTCGTAAAAGGGATGGTCGATTCAGAGGACTTATCGTTGAACATTTCTAGGGAGATGCTGCAGCAAGATCGCCAGCTGAAGCTGATTGCGAAAAACATTAAGAATAAGATCAAGAAAGACTTGCAAAGCTTGCTGAAGGACGACCGCGAAACGTTTGTGAAGTTTTTTGAAACGTTCGGTCGTCAGCTGAAATACGGCGTCTATAGTGATTTTGGTGCGAATAAAGAGGACTTGCAGGAGCTATTGATGTTCTATTCCTCCAAGGAAAAGAAGCTGGTGACGTTGGATGAATACGTCTCACGGATGAGCGACGATCAGAAGTACATTTATTATGCTTCTGGAGAGAGCCATGAGCGGATCGAAAAGCTTCCTCAGACGGAAGTCGTCACGGATAAGGGATATGAAATTCTTTATTTTACAGATGAAGTGGATGAATTCGCGATCAAAATGCTGATGCAGTATAAGGAGAAAGAATTCAAGTCCGTGTCGAGCGGTGATTTAGGATTTGAAGACGACGACAAAACGTCTGATAACGAAGCTGAAGACAACGGAAATCAAGAGCTTTTCGAACATATGAAACAGGTGTTGTCCGATAAGGTGAAGGATGTACGGGCTTCCAAGCGATTGAAGTCACATCCGGTTTGTCTTTCAACGGAAGGCGAAGTATCAATTGAAATGGAGAAGATCCTGAAGGCGATGCCGAACAACCAGAATGTGAAGGCTGATAAGGTTTTAGAAATCAATGTCAATCACGACGTCTTCTCAGCATTGAAAGAGGCGTATGAAAATGATAAAGAGAAGTTAGGATTGTACACGAACCTATTGTACAATCAAGCACTCCTTATCGAAGGGCTGCCGATCCACGATCCGGTCGAATTCACGAACGATATGTGCAAAGTGATGGTATAA
- a CDS encoding DUF805 domain-containing protein translates to MQWYLKVIKNYVKFEGRARRKEYWMFVLFNFLISLAVSLIGMAFDADTLLSILYSLAVLLPSLAVSVRRLHDIGRTGWWILISLVPLIGAIVLLVFNCLDSESTENQYGPNPKLDPSL, encoded by the coding sequence ATGCAGTGGTATTTAAAGGTAATAAAAAATTATGTAAAGTTTGAAGGAAGAGCTCGCCGGAAAGAATACTGGATGTTTGTACTTTTTAATTTTCTCATTTCCCTTGCGGTTAGCCTGATAGGAATGGCTTTTGATGCTGATACATTGCTTTCAATACTTTATTCATTGGCGGTACTATTGCCATCTCTTGCTGTGTCAGTCCGTAGGTTACATGATATTGGAAGAACCGGCTGGTGGATTTTAATCAGTCTTGTTCCGCTCATTGGCGCAATTGTGTTACTTGTCTTTAATTGCTTAGATAGCGAGTCCACAGAGAATCAATATGGACCTAACCCTAAACTGGATCCAAGTCTATAA
- a CDS encoding sortase domain-bontaining protein, with translation MKDRQHQYIYKVYNMLVGDPDNLSVLEGYGNDKLLTLNTCDPIETATHRLIIQAKIKDVMSETP, from the coding sequence GTGAAGGATAGGCAACATCAATATATTTATAAAGTTTATAACATGTTGGTTGGTGACCCTGACAATTTATCTGTTTTAGAGGGCTATGGAAATGACAAACTATTAACCTTGAATACATGTGATCCTATTGAAACTGCCACACATCGGTTAATCATACAAGCAAAAATAAAAGATGTTATGTCAGAAACTCCATAA
- the mmsB gene encoding multiple monosaccharide ABC transporter permease: protein MEGMKKLVSNNLRRFGMIIALVGIIILFQIMTNGILLTPLNVTNIIMQNSYIIVLAIGMMLVIITGEIDLSVGSIAAFIGAVAGVFLVTYDLPVILAIVLCLLLGAIIGAWQGFWVAYVNIPAFIVTLAGMLIFRGLTLVVLQGQTIAPFPNGFRSLSSSFLPDVNSGGDIHLFSLVIGAIFIIIYIIGELRIRKSDLKYNFHTISFPLFVLKLFLFIVLISLFTYVLALYAGIPIVLLILLVLIIGYTFVMNKTVIGRHIYSVGGNENAAKLSGVKTKKMKFWVFVNMGALAALSGLIFAGRLNAATPQAGNLFELDAIAAAVIGGASFTGGVGTVFGAVIGALVMGVLNNGMSLMGIGIDWQQAIKGLVLLAAVAFDVLNKNK, encoded by the coding sequence ATGGAGGGAATGAAAAAGCTTGTATCAAATAACTTAAGGCGTTTTGGAATGATCATTGCCTTAGTCGGTATTATTATTTTATTTCAAATTATGACAAATGGGATACTTCTAACACCATTAAATGTTACAAATATCATTATGCAAAATAGTTACATTATTGTACTAGCTATTGGAATGATGCTTGTTATTATAACGGGAGAAATTGACTTGTCAGTTGGATCGATCGCGGCATTTATTGGCGCGGTAGCCGGGGTATTTCTAGTAACCTATGATCTTCCAGTAATACTTGCAATTGTACTTTGCTTACTATTAGGAGCGATTATTGGTGCTTGGCAAGGATTCTGGGTTGCGTACGTAAATATTCCTGCATTTATTGTTACACTAGCAGGAATGTTAATCTTCCGTGGATTAACCTTGGTCGTATTACAAGGTCAGACAATTGCACCATTTCCAAATGGATTCAGAAGCTTAAGTTCATCATTTTTGCCTGATGTAAACAGCGGTGGGGATATACATTTATTTTCTTTAGTAATAGGAGCTATTTTTATTATTATATATATTATTGGTGAATTGCGGATACGTAAATCAGATTTAAAATACAATTTCCACACGATTTCGTTTCCGTTGTTTGTGTTGAAACTATTTTTATTCATCGTTCTAATTAGTTTATTCACTTATGTTTTAGCTCTATATGCTGGTATTCCTATTGTGTTACTTATCCTCCTCGTACTAATCATTGGTTATACGTTTGTTATGAATAAAACCGTAATTGGGAGACACATCTATTCAGTCGGTGGAAATGAGAATGCTGCGAAGCTATCTGGTGTAAAAACCAAAAAAATGAAATTCTGGGTTTTTGTAAATATGGGCGCCTTAGCTGCATTAAGTGGGCTGATCTTTGCTGGTCGACTAAATGCTGCAACTCCACAAGCTGGTAACCTGTTTGAGCTAGATGCTATCGCAGCAGCGGTAATTGGTGGAGCATCTTTTACCGGTGGAGTGGGAACTGTCTTCGGTGCTGTTATTGGGGCTTTGGTTATGGGCGTACTCAATAACGGTATGTCTCTTATGGGAATAGGTATTGACTGGCAGCAAGCGATTAAGGGGTTAGTTTTACTAGCGGCAGTAGCGTTTGATGTCTTGAATAAGAATAAATAG
- the mmsA gene encoding multiple monosaccharide ABC transporter ATP-binding protein gives MAEAILEMKGITKTFPGVKALDNVNLKVHPGEIHALIGENGAGKSTLMKVLSGVHPFGTYKGEIRFEDQLCAFKTINESEEKGIVIIHQELALIPELSIAENIFLGNERAEKGIINWSQTIVETRQLLKKVGLKVDPQEKVKNIGVGQQQLVEIAKALSKKVKLLILDEPTAALNEEDSENLLNLLLEFKKQGMTAILISHKLKELFKVSDSITVLRDGKTIQTHHLEEMKATENQIIKDMVGRDLTDLYPERTYNIKDNIVFEIKDWSVYHQLDEERKILHNVNVNVKEGEIIGIAGLMGAGRTELAMSVFGRVYGKKISGRLFKNGKEVDFKNVDNAIKNGVAYVSENRKEYGLVLIDSVKQNLTLANLKRISRKNVLDIGQEIVEAESMKQRLNIKAPSIEQKTINLSGGNQQKVVLGKWIFAEPDVLILDEPTRGIDVGAKFEIYKIINELAEKGKSIIMISSELPELIGMCDRIYTLSEGRITGDLHKTEANQEALMKHMTQSWGS, from the coding sequence ATGGCTGAGGCGATATTGGAAATGAAGGGTATAACGAAGACATTTCCAGGGGTTAAAGCTCTAGACAATGTAAACCTAAAAGTACACCCAGGAGAGATTCATGCCCTTATCGGAGAAAATGGGGCAGGTAAATCTACATTAATGAAGGTTTTAAGTGGCGTCCATCCGTTTGGTACATATAAAGGAGAAATCAGATTTGAAGATCAACTTTGTGCATTTAAAACAATCAATGAAAGTGAAGAAAAAGGGATTGTTATTATTCACCAAGAGCTTGCTCTAATTCCAGAGTTATCAATTGCTGAAAATATATTTTTAGGTAATGAAAGAGCAGAAAAAGGGATTATAAACTGGAGTCAAACGATTGTTGAGACAAGGCAGCTTCTTAAAAAAGTTGGATTGAAAGTCGACCCCCAAGAAAAAGTAAAAAATATAGGGGTAGGCCAACAACAACTTGTAGAAATTGCAAAAGCCCTATCTAAAAAAGTAAAATTACTGATTTTAGATGAACCAACTGCAGCACTTAATGAAGAAGATAGCGAAAACCTTCTAAATCTATTATTGGAATTTAAAAAACAAGGGATGACTGCTATTTTAATTTCTCATAAGTTAAAAGAGTTATTTAAAGTATCAGACAGTATCACTGTTTTGCGCGATGGAAAGACCATACAGACACATCATTTAGAGGAGATGAAAGCCACTGAAAATCAAATCATTAAAGATATGGTTGGAAGAGATTTAACCGATTTATATCCAGAAAGAACCTATAATATTAAGGACAATATAGTATTCGAAATAAAGGATTGGTCCGTTTATCATCAATTAGACGAAGAGAGAAAAATCTTACATAACGTAAATGTAAATGTAAAAGAAGGAGAGATTATTGGAATTGCTGGTTTAATGGGAGCCGGAAGAACCGAACTTGCGATGAGTGTGTTTGGGAGAGTCTATGGTAAGAAGATCTCAGGTCGACTTTTTAAAAATGGAAAAGAAGTAGATTTTAAAAATGTAGACAATGCTATTAAGAATGGCGTTGCTTATGTTTCTGAAAACCGAAAAGAGTATGGGTTAGTGTTAATCGATAGTGTAAAGCAAAACCTTACATTAGCAAACTTAAAAAGAATATCCAGAAAAAATGTACTAGATATCGGTCAAGAAATAGTAGAGGCAGAGTCAATGAAGCAACGTTTGAATATAAAAGCTCCGAGTATTGAACAAAAAACGATAAACCTTAGTGGCGGGAACCAACAAAAGGTAGTGTTAGGCAAGTGGATATTCGCTGAACCGGATGTTCTTATTCTGGATGAACCAACTCGAGGTATAGATGTAGGAGCGAAATTTGAAATTTATAAAATCATTAACGAGCTGGCCGAAAAAGGAAAGAGCATCATTATGATTTCATCTGAGCTACCTGAATTAATTGGGATGTGTGATCGAATTTATACGCTTTCCGAAGGTAGGATTACAGGAGATCTTCATAAAACAGAGGCAAACCAAGAGGCGTTAATGAAACATATGACACAGAGTTGGGGGTCGTAG
- the chvE gene encoding multiple monosaccharide ABC transporter substrate-binding protein — MKQFIGVLLILILSISTVACSSTTGGDEKVVGIAMPTKSSERWVKDGENMKAEFEKLGYKVDLQYAEDVVENQLSQIENMITKGADILVIASIDGEALTDVLEQAKRSDIPVIAYDRLIMNSDHISYYATFDNFQVGVLQGEYIVDRLGLSEGKGPFNIELFAGSPDDNNAYFFWDGAMSILQPYIDSGDLVVRSGQTDFDQAATLRWDGSKAQERMDNLLSAHYSGERVDVVYSPFDGISRGIISSLKAVGYGSSSNPMPIVTGQDAELASVKSIIAGEQTQTVFKDTRELAKIAVEMADSVLKGEEPEVNDTETYDNGVKVVPSYLLEPISVDINNYKEVLVDTEYYTEEDLQ, encoded by the coding sequence ATGAAACAGTTCATCGGGGTACTACTCATTTTAATCCTTTCAATTTCTACAGTAGCTTGTAGCAGCACTACAGGTGGTGACGAAAAGGTAGTAGGAATCGCAATGCCTACAAAGTCATCGGAAAGATGGGTTAAAGACGGAGAAAATATGAAGGCTGAGTTTGAAAAATTAGGATATAAAGTGGATCTGCAATATGCTGAAGATGTTGTAGAAAACCAATTATCCCAAATTGAAAACATGATAACAAAAGGCGCTGATATTCTTGTAATCGCATCCATTGACGGTGAGGCACTAACCGATGTTCTAGAGCAAGCTAAAAGATCTGATATTCCTGTTATCGCTTACGACCGTTTAATCATGAATAGTGACCATATAAGTTATTATGCGACATTTGATAACTTCCAAGTCGGAGTGCTGCAAGGTGAGTATATTGTTGACAGATTAGGGCTTTCTGAAGGTAAAGGTCCATTTAACATTGAATTGTTTGCCGGGTCTCCGGATGACAATAATGCATATTTCTTCTGGGATGGAGCAATGTCCATATTACAACCTTATATTGATAGTGGCGACCTGGTTGTTAGGAGTGGTCAAACAGATTTTGATCAAGCTGCAACACTTCGTTGGGATGGATCAAAAGCTCAGGAACGTATGGATAACTTACTAAGTGCTCATTATTCTGGTGAAAGAGTAGATGTTGTTTACTCACCATTCGATGGAATCAGTCGAGGAATCATTTCATCCCTTAAGGCTGTCGGCTATGGTTCTAGTTCGAACCCTATGCCAATTGTAACTGGACAAGATGCCGAGCTTGCTTCTGTAAAATCAATCATTGCTGGTGAGCAGACGCAAACGGTGTTTAAGGACACAAGAGAGCTAGCTAAGATAGCAGTGGAAATGGCAGATTCTGTACTTAAAGGTGAAGAGCCTGAAGTAAATGATACTGAAACATATGATAACGGAGTTAAAGTGGTACCTTCATACTTGCTAGAGCCAATATCTGTGGACATTAATAACTATAAAGAAGTGCTTGTAGATACTGAGTACTATACAGAAGAAGATTTACAGTAA